The following are encoded in a window of Lactobacillus panisapium genomic DNA:
- the pth gene encoding aminoacyl-tRNA hydrolase, whose product MKIIAGLGNPGRKYDGTKHNTGFMAVDHYLRKNALELEREKFEGKYTKQKINGEDIILLEPQTYMNDSGRSVAQFARFFKVEPQDILIIHDDMDMPLGKIRIRANGKSGGHNGIKSIISDLGSSNFNRLKIGIRHPDNVTEASVISWVLSPFNAEQKDLMDAAFETSSEVIADFIAGKSSQFLMNKYN is encoded by the coding sequence ATGAAAATAATTGCTGGCCTGGGTAATCCAGGCAGAAAATATGATGGTACAAAGCACAATACTGGTTTTATGGCAGTTGACCATTATTTACGGAAAAATGCGCTTGAACTTGAACGGGAAAAGTTCGAGGGTAAATATACAAAACAAAAAATTAATGGTGAAGATATTATCCTGCTTGAACCACAAACTTATATGAATGATTCTGGAAGATCAGTTGCTCAGTTTGCCCGTTTTTTCAAGGTTGAGCCACAAGATATCTTGATTATTCATGATGATATGGATATGCCATTGGGTAAAATCCGCATTCGTGCAAATGGTAAATCAGGCGGTCATAATGGTATTAAGAGCATTATCAGTGATCTAGGTTCTAGTAATTTCAACCGCTTGAAAATTGGAATTCGGCACCCAGATAATGTTACTGAAGCCAGTGTTATTTCGTGGGTCTTGTCCCCGTTTAATGCTGAGCAAAAAGACTTAATGGATGCTGCTTTTGAAACTAGCAGTGAGGTCATTGCCGATTTTATTGCTGGTAAAAGCAGTCAGTTTTTGATGAATAAGTATAACTAA
- the cbpA gene encoding cyclic di-AMP binding protein CbpA, with protein sequence MLIKSLVIKKDYLTTVNEHATLEEALKILEDSGYRCVPILDDTGTIFRGNIYKMHIYRHKSQGKDMSLPVTYLLKNATKTIKVNSPFFKVFFTIKDLPYISVLDEENKFYGILTHSRLLDMLSDAWNIKTGSYVLTVLTDNSRGNLVKMAKAISKYSEIAGVMSLDASSAEVNDNFVRRILFTLPAGVTEDTMKLIVKRLEAKSYVVAEIEDLQAGMTIMSDENPGVFMSKPIDD encoded by the coding sequence ATGCTGATTAAATCTTTAGTTATCAAAAAAGATTATCTAACTACAGTTAACGAACACGCAACACTTGAAGAAGCACTTAAAATTTTAGAAGACTCTGGCTATCGGTGTGTGCCTATCTTAGATGATACTGGGACGATTTTCCGCGGAAACATTTATAAGATGCACATCTACCGCCATAAATCTCAGGGTAAAGACATGAGTTTGCCGGTTACCTACCTGCTCAAAAACGCCACCAAAACAATTAAAGTTAATTCACCATTTTTTAAAGTATTCTTCACAATTAAGGATTTACCATACATTTCGGTTTTAGACGAAGAAAATAAATTTTATGGTATTTTGACCCACTCCCGCTTGCTTGATATGTTATCCGATGCTTGGAACATCAAGACTGGGTCATATGTTTTGACGGTTTTAACCGATAATTCTCGCGGTAATCTAGTTAAAATGGCAAAAGCAATTAGTAAATATTCAGAAATTGCTGGTGTAATGAGTCTCGATGCCTCCTCGGCCGAGGTTAATGACAATTTTGTTCGGCGAATTCTCTTTACTTTGCCAGCCGGAGTAACGGAAGACACGATGAAATTGATCGTGAAGCGCTTGGAAGCAAAGAGCTACGTAGTGGCAGAAATTGAAGATTTGCAGGCAGGGATGACGATTATGAGTGATGAAAATCCTGGCGTATTTATGAGTAAGCCAATTGATGATTAA
- a CDS encoding beta-glucoside-specific PTS transporter subunit IIABC, giving the protein MDYELLANQIITLIGGLQNIDQVWNCTTRLRFKLNDNSLIQDQKIQNLTGVLGTQMRNDQYQIIIGNEVAEVEKIFEQKMSSTNTKTKPTMAKKTFPQKEGLFNQVIDVISGIFTPILPAIIGAGMMKCILSILTLIHAVSPQSGVYLVFFMISDAAFYFLPFLIAVSASRRFHLNEFIGLSAAGVLLYPTLINGAAKHLAPMNFLGLKIPYLGYSSSVIPIILVIWLMSYVYKYVDKYMPKVFRFILTPVITMIITIPIGLFALAPLGNYLGMLLSSILDWLFTYAGPLAGFLLAAFNPLIVMTGMHYAIMPIAIQNLARTGYDNFWLPFALISNVAQAGALLALGIKFKKAEEKSIAFSTSASAILGVTEPGLFGVTLKLKKPLYAVMLAGGIGGLIGVLLGVRTYSFSAPNILILPTYIAPNGSMKGLIAIVVAIIISFILAFTFTFFLKIDTLDATSVSENEKDESENENTIETEKAGSSEEIYSPVTGNLQDIKTVPDDTFADEIIGQGVAIKPTEGKIFAPFDGEITMTFRTKHALAFTSKNGIEVLVHVGIDTVELNGEGFNLLKHKGDQVKKGEPVLEFDPDFIAKKGYELITPVVIANYKKFAKINKLLDQKTVNPQQVIMKIDL; this is encoded by the coding sequence ATGGATTATGAGTTACTGGCTAACCAAATTATTACATTAATTGGTGGCTTGCAAAATATTGATCAAGTATGGAATTGTACGACTCGCTTGCGGTTTAAATTGAATGATAATTCATTAATTCAAGACCAAAAAATTCAGAATCTAACAGGAGTTTTGGGGACGCAAATGCGTAATGATCAATACCAAATTATTATTGGTAATGAGGTTGCCGAAGTCGAAAAAATTTTCGAACAAAAAATGAGTTCTACGAATACCAAGACAAAACCAACTATGGCAAAAAAGACTTTTCCTCAGAAAGAAGGACTTTTTAATCAAGTTATTGACGTCATTTCAGGAATATTTACCCCAATTTTGCCGGCAATTATTGGCGCAGGGATGATGAAATGTATTTTGTCCATTCTGACTTTAATCCATGCAGTTTCACCTCAAAGTGGCGTTTATCTTGTCTTTTTCATGATTTCTGATGCAGCATTCTACTTTTTGCCATTCCTAATTGCAGTATCTGCCTCAAGACGGTTTCATTTAAATGAATTTATTGGATTATCAGCCGCAGGGGTTCTTCTTTATCCGACGTTAATCAATGGTGCAGCAAAGCATTTGGCACCAATGAATTTTTTGGGACTAAAGATTCCTTATCTTGGTTATAGCTCATCAGTTATCCCGATTATTTTAGTAATTTGGCTAATGAGTTATGTGTATAAATATGTTGATAAATATATGCCAAAAGTTTTTCGCTTTATTTTAACCCCTGTCATCACGATGATTATCACGATTCCTATTGGGCTATTTGCATTGGCACCACTGGGTAATTACCTTGGCATGCTTTTGTCTTCTATTTTAGATTGGCTGTTTACTTATGCCGGGCCATTAGCAGGATTTTTACTGGCGGCATTTAACCCGCTAATTGTTATGACCGGTATGCATTATGCAATTATGCCAATTGCTATTCAAAATTTAGCTCGAACTGGTTATGATAATTTCTGGCTACCATTTGCATTAATCAGCAATGTGGCACAGGCAGGAGCATTATTGGCACTCGGAATTAAGTTTAAGAAGGCTGAAGAGAAGTCGATTGCTTTTTCTACCAGTGCTTCAGCAATTCTGGGCGTCACTGAGCCGGGACTTTTTGGTGTTACGTTAAAATTAAAAAAGCCGTTATATGCTGTGATGCTTGCTGGTGGTATTGGTGGGTTAATTGGTGTATTGCTTGGTGTTCGTACATATTCTTTTAGTGCACCTAATATTTTGATCTTACCAACATACATAGCGCCAAACGGTAGTATGAAAGGCTTAATTGCAATCGTTGTTGCCATTATTATTAGTTTTATTCTGGCATTTACTTTTACCTTTTTTCTAAAAATTGACACACTGGATGCAACCTCTGTTTCAGAAAATGAAAAAGATGAATCAGAAAATGAAAACACTATTGAGACTGAAAAAGCAGGTTCAAGTGAAGAAATATATAGTCCTGTAACTGGTAATTTACAGGATATTAAAACTGTTCCAGATGATACTTTTGCTGATGAAATTATTGGTCAAGGTGTTGCAATCAAGCCAACTGAGGGTAAAATTTTTGCTCCATTTGATGGTGAAATTACGATGACTTTTCGTACCAAACATGCTCTAGCATTTACTTCGAAAAATGGAATCGAGGTTCTTGTTCATGTTGGAATTGACACAGTTGAATTAAATGGCGAGGGCTTTAATTTACTGAAGCATAAAGGAGACCAAGTCAAAAAAGGTGAACCGGTTTTAGAATTTGATCCCGATTTTATTGCTAAAAAGGGTTATGAGTTAATTACACCAGTTGTGATTGCCAATTATAAGAAGTTTGCCAAAATCAATAAGTTATTAGATCAAAAAACGGTTAATCCGCAGCAAGTAATTATGAAAATTGATCTTTAA
- a CDS encoding glycoside hydrolase family 1 protein, with amino-acid sequence MSEKNIFPSNFLWGGAVAADQIEGACFEGGKGLTTSDMFIYQPDANHASLNTSNMTKQQVINAINDQKGYYPKRHGIDFYHTYKSDLQYLKKMGFKTFRFSINWGRIFPNGDEAEPNQAGLDFYDRLIDEVIADGMEPIVTMLHYEIPINITLKYGGFNNRQVIDLFTKYGETLLEHFGHKVRYWIVINQINLVHIEPFNSTGICVDQVDNFEEAKFQAIHNQMVASARIVKKAHELDPDLQIGTMLADLTAYPQDSNPDNVLLAMHHNQMSYYMTDVQFRGYYPGYILHYFKQHNYHLDITDQDRKVLQGNTMDFLAISYYFSQMVDVKKSTDYLATAPNPYLKDNPWGWAIDPKGLYNCLSQYWDRYQKPIMIAENGLGMYDKLENGTVNDDYRIEYLREHIKQLKRCLEDGIDIFAYCAWGPIDLVSSSSQEMEKRYGFVYVDYDNWGRGTGKRYLKKSFAWYQKVIATNGREI; translated from the coding sequence ATGTCAGAAAAAAATATCTTTCCGTCTAATTTTTTGTGGGGAGGAGCTGTTGCGGCAGATCAAATTGAAGGTGCATGTTTTGAAGGAGGCAAAGGACTAACTACTTCAGATATGTTTATTTATCAGCCAGATGCCAATCATGCTAGTTTAAATACTTCTAATATGACTAAGCAGCAAGTAATCAATGCAATTAATGATCAAAAAGGATATTATCCTAAGCGGCATGGAATCGACTTTTATCATACTTATAAGAGTGATCTGCAATATTTAAAGAAAATGGGTTTTAAAACTTTTCGTTTCTCAATTAACTGGGGCAGAATTTTTCCTAACGGCGATGAGGCTGAGCCTAATCAAGCTGGGTTAGACTTTTATGATCGTCTCATTGATGAAGTGATTGCAGATGGAATGGAACCAATCGTAACAATGCTACATTATGAAATTCCAATCAATATTACTTTAAAGTATGGGGGATTTAATAATCGGCAAGTCATTGATTTATTTACAAAATATGGTGAAACACTACTTGAGCATTTTGGTCATAAAGTTCGCTATTGGATTGTCATTAATCAAATCAACCTTGTTCATATTGAACCTTTTAATTCTACAGGTATTTGTGTTGACCAGGTCGATAACTTTGAAGAGGCGAAGTTTCAGGCAATTCATAATCAAATGGTTGCTAGTGCACGCATTGTCAAAAAAGCACATGAGCTTGATCCTGATTTGCAAATAGGAACTATGTTAGCAGACTTAACCGCTTATCCACAGGACAGTAATCCTGATAATGTGTTGTTAGCAATGCATCACAATCAAATGAGTTACTACATGACTGATGTGCAATTTCGTGGATATTATCCTGGCTATATTTTGCATTACTTTAAGCAGCATAATTATCACCTGGATATCACTGATCAAGACCGGAAAGTACTGCAAGGCAATACAATGGATTTCTTGGCTATTTCATATTATTTTTCACAAATGGTTGATGTCAAAAAGAGTACAGATTATTTGGCTACGGCACCTAATCCATATTTAAAGGATAATCCGTGGGGCTGGGCTATTGATCCTAAAGGATTATATAACTGCTTGTCACAATATTGGGATCGGTATCAAAAGCCAATTATGATAGCTGAGAACGGCCTTGGTATGTATGACAAATTGGAAAATGGCACAGTTAATGATGATTATCGGATTGAATATCTGAGAGAACATATTAAGCAACTGAAACGTTGTCTTGAAGATGGAATTGATATTTTTGCTTATTGTGCTTGGGGGCCAATCGATTTAGTAAGCTCCTCTTCGCAGGAAATGGAAAAACGTTACGGCTTTGTTTATGTTGACTACGATAATTGGGGCCGTGGCACAGGAAAGCGGTATTTAAAAAAGTCATTTGCATGGTACCAAAAAGTAATCGCAACTAATGGACGTGAAATATAG
- the licT gene encoding BglG family transcription antiterminator LicT, translated as MIVKKKFNNNVIMTVDKNGNELVLIGNGLAFNTRPGDPVDQSKVEKVFHIESGNNTESFADFVSKIPDWELNMTEEIINYGEQVLGVKLNKYLYLSLTDHIENAVQRSKDGNDLTNPLLWEIKELYPKEYSVAQYALKIIYKYTQVELLEDEAGFIALHFVNTQQEKEKMGQTMSIPKIVKDILAIVEHNFGIKLDRKSTSYERFLVHLKFFAHRVVDNESFPEDKIKMVQQLAESWPEIYDCVGKIDQYMQDKHQITINDDEKLYLMLHIYRVIKN; from the coding sequence GTGATCGTAAAAAAGAAATTTAACAATAATGTTATTATGACTGTTGATAAGAATGGCAATGAGTTAGTTCTGATTGGCAATGGTCTTGCTTTTAATACACGACCCGGCGACCCTGTTGATCAAAGTAAAGTAGAGAAAGTATTTCACATTGAATCTGGCAATAATACTGAATCATTTGCTGATTTTGTCAGTAAAATTCCTGACTGGGAATTGAATATGACTGAAGAAATTATCAATTATGGCGAGCAAGTCCTGGGAGTAAAGCTAAACAAGTACTTATATTTAAGCTTAACGGACCATATCGAAAATGCAGTGCAACGTAGTAAAGATGGCAATGATCTGACAAATCCCTTATTATGGGAAATAAAGGAACTTTATCCAAAAGAATATTCTGTTGCACAATATGCACTCAAAATTATTTATAAGTACACTCAAGTTGAGTTGCTAGAAGATGAGGCTGGCTTTATTGCTTTGCATTTTGTTAATACACAGCAAGAAAAGGAAAAGATGGGCCAAACAATGTCTATTCCTAAAATTGTTAAGGATATTTTAGCCATTGTTGAGCATAATTTTGGAATTAAACTGGACCGTAAGTCGACATCTTATGAACGTTTTTTGGTTCATTTAAAATTCTTTGCCCACCGTGTGGTTGATAATGAGAGCTTCCCCGAAGACAAAATCAAAATGGTGCAGCAATTAGCTGAGTCGTGGCCTGAAATTTATGATTGTGTAGGGAAAATCGATCAGTACATGCAGGATAAACATCAAATTACCATTAATGATGATGAAAAGTTGTACTTAATGCTTCATATCTATCGAGTCATTAAAAATTAA
- the alr gene encoding alanine racemase produces the protein MVPGIHRPAAVYVDLSAIKQNIEQELNHLEPGQKLFAVIKANAYGHGAVKVAQLAAKNGVSGFCVAILDEALELRRAGITQPILVLGVTPEEYVTLAAKNDISLTVPDFEWLNAADQELNNTGLQLKIHLAVDSGMGRIGFSEDEEFLQANDFLLDNPHFEVEGLFTHFASADSSDDTYFKTQVERFEHLKSLLKVKPKWIHVDNTAASIYGKRVHSDLVRFGIGLYGLNPSSNPSTPDLPAQIRLKPALSLESELVQVHTIHKGQGVGYGSTYIADCDQIIGTIPLGYADGFIRKFQGFKIQVGNEYCPIVGRICMDQLMVRLPYEMPTKTKVILISNDPTAPNNIKAAADYVDSIHYEVACLLDDRLPRIYREG, from the coding sequence ATGGTTCCTGGAATACATCGTCCGGCAGCTGTTTATGTCGATTTAAGTGCAATTAAGCAAAATATTGAGCAAGAGTTAAACCACCTTGAGCCTGGGCAAAAATTATTTGCTGTAATTAAGGCTAATGCGTATGGTCATGGTGCCGTTAAAGTTGCTCAATTAGCCGCTAAAAATGGTGTCAGCGGTTTTTGCGTAGCAATTTTAGATGAGGCCCTTGAACTTCGCCGAGCGGGAATTACCCAGCCAATTTTGGTCCTGGGAGTTACCCCTGAAGAATACGTCACCTTGGCAGCCAAAAATGATATATCACTGACTGTGCCTGACTTTGAATGGCTAAATGCAGCAGACCAAGAGCTTAACAATACCGGTTTGCAATTAAAAATTCATCTGGCGGTTGATTCAGGAATGGGGCGGATTGGTTTTAGCGAGGATGAGGAATTTCTCCAAGCTAATGACTTTTTGCTGGATAACCCGCACTTCGAAGTAGAAGGTTTGTTCACGCACTTTGCTTCCGCGGATAGCAGTGATGATACCTACTTTAAAACCCAGGTAGAACGGTTCGAGCATCTTAAGAGTTTACTGAAAGTAAAACCTAAATGGATTCATGTGGATAACACGGCGGCCAGTATCTATGGTAAAAGGGTGCACAGTGATTTAGTTCGGTTTGGTATCGGGCTTTACGGCCTTAACCCATCCTCAAATCCAAGTACTCCGGATTTACCAGCACAAATTAGACTAAAACCAGCATTATCTTTGGAGAGTGAACTAGTTCAGGTTCATACTATTCACAAGGGGCAAGGTGTTGGTTATGGTTCAACTTATATTGCTGATTGTGACCAAATTATCGGTACAATTCCACTAGGTTATGCAGATGGGTTTATCCGCAAATTTCAAGGCTTTAAAATCCAGGTCGGAAACGAATACTGCCCAATTGTAGGGCGGATTTGCATGGATCAGCTGATGGTACGCTTACCCTATGAGATGCCGACCAAAACTAAAGTGATTTTGATTTCAAATGATCCTACTGCTCCGAATAATATTAAGGCTGCGGCGGACTATGTTGATTCAATTCATTACGAAGTGGCTTGCTTACTAGACGACCGCTTGCCACGCATCTACCGTGAAGGATAA
- the acpS gene encoding holo-ACP synthase, with the protein MIFGVGIDAVEVERVAKIVAKGDGFAKKALTPKEFAQYQKMVGKRKVEYLGGRFSLKESFSKAMGTGLGEKVGLMDVETLWDENGHPVTTSPKFDGQIFSSITHDNHEIITLVVLEK; encoded by the coding sequence ATGATTTTTGGCGTGGGCATTGATGCAGTTGAAGTTGAACGAGTAGCCAAGATTGTCGCTAAGGGTGATGGTTTTGCCAAAAAAGCTTTAACCCCGAAAGAATTCGCACAGTATCAAAAAATGGTTGGTAAACGAAAAGTTGAATATTTAGGCGGCCGTTTTTCACTGAAAGAGTCTTTTTCAAAGGCAATGGGTACTGGCTTAGGGGAAAAAGTCGGTTTAATGGATGTTGAAACCCTATGGGATGAAAACGGGCACCCAGTGACAACTTCGCCAAAATTCGATGGTCAAATTTTTTCGAGTATTACTCATGATAATCATGAAATAATAACTTTAGTTGTATTGGAGAAGTGA
- a CDS encoding DEAD/DEAH box helicase, with protein sequence MKFSELGLNDELLKAIKRSGFEEATPIQEQTIPLALAGKDVIGQAQTGTGKTAAFALPILQNLDKHNKVIQALIIEPTRELAIQTQEELFRLGRDEKARVQVVYGGADIGRQIRSLKNHVPAILVGTPGRLLDHLKRKTINLENVNTIVLDEADEMLDMGFIQDIESILGYVKNRKQTLLFSATMPKPILNISEKFMHDPEIVRIKTKELTADLIDQYFVRSKDSEKFDIMCRLIDVESPDLAVIFVRTKRRVDEVTRGLQARGYNAAGIHGDLSQARRISVLKRFRSGKLDILVATDVAARGLDISGVTHVYNYDIPQDPDSYVHRIGRTGRAGQNGSSITFVTPNEIGYMRTIEQLTKKKMTPLRPPSDDQAFRGQLKVAKSKIEDLMKEDLTKYTDDASELLENYSAIDLVSAFLKNLSKDSSNVEVKISSEKPLPYKGGGRRGGGRGRGHYSRGRNGGGRGGYRGGDRGHGGRGNYRGGRSNRSGGSHNFVIKNKKD encoded by the coding sequence GTGAAATTTTCGGAATTAGGATTAAATGATGAGCTTCTAAAAGCAATTAAACGTTCAGGCTTTGAAGAAGCAACACCAATCCAAGAACAAACAATTCCTCTTGCTTTAGCAGGCAAGGACGTGATTGGCCAAGCTCAAACAGGTACTGGTAAGACAGCTGCCTTCGCTTTGCCAATTTTACAAAACTTAGACAAACACAATAAGGTAATTCAGGCGTTAATCATCGAACCAACGCGTGAACTTGCTATTCAAACACAAGAAGAACTTTTCCGCTTAGGCCGTGATGAAAAAGCGCGCGTTCAAGTAGTATACGGTGGTGCTGATATTGGCCGCCAAATTCGGTCACTTAAAAACCATGTTCCAGCTATTTTAGTTGGTACCCCTGGACGTTTGCTTGATCATTTAAAACGCAAGACCATTAATTTGGAAAACGTCAACACAATTGTTTTGGATGAAGCTGATGAAATGCTTGATATGGGCTTTATTCAAGATATTGAAAGTATTTTGGGCTATGTCAAAAACCGTAAGCAAACATTGCTTTTCAGTGCGACAATGCCAAAACCAATTCTAAATATCAGCGAAAAATTCATGCATGACCCTGAAATCGTGCGGATTAAGACTAAGGAATTGACGGCTGACTTAATTGATCAATACTTTGTCCGGTCAAAGGACTCAGAAAAATTTGATATTATGTGTCGTTTAATTGATGTTGAAAGTCCAGATTTAGCGGTTATCTTTGTTAGAACTAAACGCCGCGTTGATGAAGTAACGCGTGGACTGCAAGCTCGTGGGTATAACGCTGCCGGAATTCACGGCGACTTATCCCAAGCTCGCCGAATTAGCGTTTTGAAACGGTTCCGTTCTGGTAAATTAGATATCTTAGTTGCTACCGATGTTGCAGCACGTGGACTTGATATTTCAGGTGTTACCCATGTGTATAACTATGATATTCCTCAAGATCCAGATTCATATGTTCACCGCATTGGCCGTACTGGTCGTGCCGGTCAAAACGGTAGTTCAATTACTTTTGTTACGCCAAATGAAATTGGCTACATGCGGACAATTGAACAACTTACTAAGAAAAAGATGACACCTCTTCGTCCACCATCAGATGACCAAGCTTTCCGTGGCCAATTAAAGGTTGCCAAATCCAAGATTGAAGACCTGATGAAGGAAGACTTGACCAAGTATACTGACGATGCTAGTGAGTTGTTAGAAAACTATTCTGCAATTGATCTTGTTTCTGCATTCTTGAAGAACTTATCTAAGGACTCATCAAACGTTGAGGTCAAGATTAGTTCAGAAAAGCCGTTACCTTATAAGGGTGGCGGTCGTCGTGGCGGCGGCCGTGGTCGTGGTCATTATAGTCGCGGTCGTAATGGCGGTGGCCGCGGCGGCTATCGTGGTGGTGATCGCGGTCATGGTGGTCGTGGCAACTACCGTGGTGGTCGCTCGAACCGTTCCGGTGGCAGTCATAATTTCGTAATTAAGAACAAAAAAGATTAA
- a CDS encoding UDP-N-acetylmuramoyl-tripeptide--D-alanyl-D-alanine ligase, with the protein MKMQLAEIAKAINANCEGNDQTVITSVAFDSRKIAEGGLFVPLVSDRDGHDFVSSAINNGASATLWQKGHPNKPTDIAVLEVDDPLTSMQKLAQYYLNKVNPTVVGITGSNGKTTTKDMTAAVLAKRFNVHKTDANFNNEIGVPMTILDMKPNTEILVLEMGMDHAGQLHQLSELTHPDVTVITMIGEAHIEFLGSREKIADAKMEITDFLREDGELIYNGDEPLLRERAEKIDQSKVTFGFGKNDTVYATGFRSYKHHATFTINQSDCKFTIPMIGKHNVSNALSALCVGRHFGESDEEIATALASFTPTANRMEWEKGDVGEDIMSDVYNSNPTAVRAVLSSFGQIQVPEGSRRIAVLGDMLELGDRSAELHAGLADCLDPQVINEVYLYGSEMKNLADALKESYEPENLHYYKKDQMQPMIADLKNDIKPHDIVVLKGSHGMHLEKVVERLR; encoded by the coding sequence ATGAAAATGCAACTGGCAGAAATTGCTAAAGCAATCAACGCGAATTGTGAGGGCAACGACCAAACTGTTATTACTTCTGTTGCCTTTGACTCAAGAAAAATCGCTGAGGGCGGATTATTTGTCCCGTTAGTCAGTGATCGGGATGGACATGACTTTGTAAGCAGCGCAATTAATAATGGGGCTAGTGCTACTTTGTGGCAAAAAGGTCACCCTAATAAGCCCACAGATATTGCCGTCTTAGAAGTTGATGATCCATTAACAAGTATGCAAAAATTGGCGCAGTATTACCTAAATAAGGTTAATCCGACCGTAGTCGGCATTACTGGTTCAAACGGTAAAACTACTACTAAGGATATGACTGCGGCGGTTTTGGCCAAAAGATTTAATGTGCATAAGACAGATGCTAATTTTAACAATGAAATTGGCGTTCCAATGACCATTTTGGATATGAAGCCAAATACTGAAATTTTGGTTTTGGAAATGGGAATGGACCATGCGGGGCAGTTGCACCAACTTAGTGAATTGACTCACCCGGATGTTACGGTAATTACCATGATTGGTGAGGCTCACATTGAATTTTTAGGTTCACGTGAAAAAATTGCTGATGCGAAGATGGAAATTACCGATTTCCTGCGTGAGGACGGCGAGCTTATTTATAATGGTGACGAGCCGCTTTTGCGTGAGCGAGCTGAAAAGATTGACCAGTCAAAAGTTACTTTTGGTTTTGGTAAAAATGATACAGTGTATGCAACGGGTTTTAGAAGTTATAAACACCACGCCACATTCACGATTAACCAATCAGACTGTAAGTTTACTATTCCAATGATTGGTAAGCATAATGTTTCAAACGCCCTGTCTGCTCTTTGCGTTGGTCGCCATTTTGGTGAAAGCGATGAAGAAATTGCTACTGCTTTAGCTAGCTTTACCCCAACTGCCAACCGGATGGAATGGGAAAAAGGCGATGTGGGTGAGGACATTATGAGTGATGTCTATAACTCGAACCCGACTGCTGTCCGTGCCGTTTTAAGCAGCTTTGGTCAGATCCAGGTTCCTGAAGGTAGCCGGCGCATTGCTGTCTTGGGTGACATGCTCGAATTAGGTGACAGATCAGCTGAGCTTCATGCTGGTCTTGCAGATTGCCTTGATCCGCAAGTGATTAACGAAGTATATTTATATGGCTCAGAAATGAAAAATTTAGCTGATGCTCTAAAAGAAAGTTACGAGCCAGAAAATCTACATTATTATAAAAAAGATCAGATGCAGCCAATGATAGCTGATCTGAAAAATGATATTAAGCCGCACGACATTGTTGTCCTGAAAGGATCACATGGTATGCACCTCGAAAAAGTAGTGGAGCGGCTTAGATAA
- a CDS encoding type B 50S ribosomal protein L31 produces the protein MKQGIHPDYQQVVFMDSATGAKFVAGSTLKAKETVDYEGKTYPLIRVEITSDSHPFYTGKQKFAQADGRIEKFNKKYGMKK, from the coding sequence ATGAAACAAGGCATTCACCCAGATTACCAACAAGTTGTCTTTATGGATTCCGCAACAGGTGCTAAGTTTGTTGCTGGTTCAACTTTAAAGGCAAAAGAAACAGTAGATTACGAAGGTAAAACTTACCCATTAATTCGGGTTGAAATTACTTCAGATTCTCACCCATTCTACACTGGCAAGCAAAAGTTTGCTCAAGCAGATGGTCGAATCGAGAAGTTCAACAAGAAGTATGGTATGAAGAAGTAA